The following coding sequences are from one Triticum dicoccoides isolate Atlit2015 ecotype Zavitan chromosome 4A, WEW_v2.0, whole genome shotgun sequence window:
- the LOC119287178 gene encoding 60S ribosomal protein L10a: protein MSKLQTDALKEAITQVVADAKEKNRKFTETVELQIGLKNYDPQKDKRFSGSVKLPHVPRPKMRVCMLGDAQHVGEAEKIGLDSMDVEALKKMNKNKKLVKRLAKKYHAFLASEAIIKQIPRLLGPGLNKAGKFPTLVSHQESLEAKVNETKATIKFQLKKVLCMGVAVGNLSMEEKQIQQNIQMSVNFLVSLLKKNWQNVRCLYIKSTMGKPVRVF, encoded by the exons ATGAG TAAGCTGCAGACCGACGCCCTCAAGGAGGCCATCACCCAGGTGGTGGCGGACGCCAAGGAGAAGAACAGGAAGTTCACCGAGACCGTTGAGCTCCAGATCGGCCTCAAGAACTATGATCCGCAAAAGGACAAGCGTTTCAGCGGCTCTGTCAAGCTGCCCCATGTCCCTCGCCCCAAGATGAGGGTCTGCATGCTCGGTGACGCCCAGCATGTGGGAGAG GCTGAAAAGATTGGTCTTGATTCCATGGATGTTGAAGCTCTTAAGAAGATGAACAAGAACAAGAAGCTTGTCAAGAGGCTTGCCAAGAAGTACCATGCTTTCTTGGCCTCAGAGGCTATCATCAAGCAGATTCCACGTCTCCTTGGTCCTGGTCTCAACAAGGCAG GCAAGTTCCCGACTCTGGTTTCTCACCAGGAGTCTCTGGAAGCCAAGGTGAACGAGACGAAAGCCACAATCAAGTTCCAGCTCAAGAAGGTGCTGTGCATGGGCGTCGCGGTGGGCAACCTGTCGATGGAGGAGAAGCAGATCCAGCAGAACATCCAGATGAGCGTCAACTTCCTGGTTTCCCTGCTCAAGAAGAACTGGCAGAAC GTGAGGTGCCTGTACATCAAGAGCACCATGGGGAAGCCGGTCCGTGTGTTCTAA